A DNA window from Loxodonta africana isolate mLoxAfr1 chromosome 7, mLoxAfr1.hap2, whole genome shotgun sequence contains the following coding sequences:
- the LOC100656556 gene encoding olfactory receptor 5T1-like — protein MSILLSTLDPYKIQLRNITEVTVFTLLGFTGNFELQVYLFLLFLAIYIFTLVGNLGLVLLVMADARLHNPMYYFLSVLSFLDACSSSVVTPRMLVNFLAENKAISFTACATQMLLFVTFGTTESFLLAAMAYDRYVAIYNPLLYSVNMSPRVYVSLIIASYVCGISHATLHTVATFNLSFCASNEIRHIFCDIPPLLAISCSDTLINQLLLFYFVGSIEMVNILIVLISYGFILMAILKVRSAEGRRKVFSTCGSHLTGVSIYHGTILFMYLRPSSSHALDHDMIVSVFYTIVIPMLNPIIYSLRNKDVKEAMKKLLQRNWFLNKVHF, from the coding sequence ATGTCAATATTGTTATCAACACTGGATCCATACAAAATTCAGTTAAGGAATATCACTGAAGTCACTGTATTTACTTTGCTGGGGTTTACAGGTAATTTTGAGCTACAAGTATATctgtttttactatttcttgCAATCTATATTTTTACTCTGGTGGGAAATTTGGGACTGGTTCTATTAGTCATGGCAGATGCCCGGCTCCACAACCCCATGTACTATTTTCTGAGTGTGTTATCTTTCTTAGATGCCTGCTCTTCTTCAGTAGTCACCCCAAGAATGTTAGTCAATTTCCTGGCAGAGAATAAAGCCATTTCATTTACTGCATGTGCAACACAGATGCTGCTCTTTGTCACTTTTGGGACCACAGAATCTTTTCTTTTGGCGGCAATGGCATATGATCGCTATGTAGCAATCTACAACCCACTTCTCTATTCAGTTAACATGTCACCCAGGGTCTATGTGTCACTCATCATTGCTTCTTATGTTTGTGGTATTTCACATGCTACTTTACACACAGTGGCAACTTTTAACCTCTCCTTCTGTGCATCCAATGAAATTAGACACATCTTTTGTGATATCCCTCCACTCCTTGCTATCTCCTGTTCTGACACTCTTATCAACCAACTTCTACTCTTCTACTTTGTGGGTTCTATTGAGATGGTCAATATTCTGATTGTCTTGATATCTTATGGATTCATTTTGATGGCCATTCTGAAGGTGCGTTCTGCTGAAGGAAGGCGAAAAGTGTTTTCCACTTGTGGCTCTCACCTAACTGGAGTATCAATTTACCATGGAACAATCCTCTTCATGTACTTGAGACCAAGTTCCAGCCATGCTTTGGACCATGACATGATAGTGTCTGTATTCTACACCATTGTGATTCCCATGCTGAATCCCATCATCTACAgtttgaggaacaaagatgtaaaagaagcaATGAAAAAATTGTTACAGAGAAATTGGTTCCTAAACAAAGTACATTTTTAG